From the Falsiruegeria litorea R37 genome, the window GGGCTGACGCTGGGGCCTGTGGCAACCGCCGTGTCCGGCGCGGCCGAGCTTGGTTCCGAGTTCTCAGAACAAGCCGCAAGCGGTCAACTCAAGATCCCCCCCGCACCTGAGGGGCTAAAGGATCTGCCTGTGGTTGGAAGCAAACTGGCAGACGTCTGGTCATTGTTCGAACGTAACCTTGATGCGGCGATGGCGAAATACGGGCCCCAAATCCTGGAAGTTACCAAAACCCTCTTCAGCAAGGTTCTGGGTATCGGCATCGGGCTTTTGGCGCTGGCCCTGTCCGTGATCATAATGGGTGCCCTGTTTGGCCCCGGCCCGCAGGTGGTGCAAGGTTTGCAGCGCTTTGCCAATCGCATTTTTGCCCCCCGCGGCGGAGAGTTCGTGACCCTGGCCGGTGCGACCATTCGCAATGTGACCAAAGGGGTGATCGGGGTTGCGGCCATTCAGGCCTTTGTCATTTGGGTTCTCTTGACAGTATTCGGGATCTCTTCCGCCGCAACGCTGGCCTTTATCTGTCTGATCCTGTCGATCATCCAAATCGGGCCCGGCCTCGTATTGTTGCCGCTGATCATCTACGCGTGGAGCTCGATGTCCGGTGGATCGGCC encodes:
- a CDS encoding AI-2E family transporter encodes the protein MEKTQDAKIIDLAIRLLFLGLFLYSALVMVAPLASVVIWAAILCVALYPAFDWLQSKLGGRKGLASTLLVLVGLGLTLGPVATAVSGAAELGSEFSEQAASGQLKIPPAPEGLKDLPVVGSKLADVWSLFERNLDAAMAKYGPQILEVTKTLFSKVLGIGIGLLALALSVIIMGALFGPGPQVVQGLQRFANRIFAPRGGEFVTLAGATIRNVTKGVIGVAAIQAFVIWVLLTVFGISSAATLAFICLILSIIQIGPGLVLLPLIIYAWSSMSGGSALIFTVLAIPAMIMDSFLRPIFISKGLETPMLVILIGVLGGMMAYGLVGVFMGPVLFAVFYELFKVWIEIPEAPDTAEGSAE